One segment of Parachlamydia acanthamoebae DNA contains the following:
- a CDS encoding glycogen/starch/alpha-glucan phosphorylase translates to MTQPAPDLDYQAEMLAAKTKHYLITTMGRISTEANNDEFYRAFSYALREEIMINWLATARTQNLRDVRKLYYISLEYLPGRILSNGICNLSAQSIVERVLQKMNRSYKDIIGRESDPALGNGGLGRLASCFLDSLATQNLPAQAYGLRYQYGIFEQQLWEGVQVEAPDCWLLNENPWEFRRDLRKVVVKYCGDTESTTNIHGDEVQKLANYEEVFALPYDIPIIGYSKTRDFSVVTLRLWSTKESPRNFQLQRYNAGSVGQAAENTTLTDVLYPNDNHETGKRIRLKQEFLLVSASLQDIIRHYLTNHDSFRSFADKVRIQINDTHPSLVIAELVRILTFKHDIPWKMAVEMTQACTGYTNHTILSEALEEWDQSLFQYLLPRQYKIVERLNYDFCNALRSKFPNDEHKVQRVSILENGKVRMANLAIMGSHSVNGVAALHTEILKNSVFKDFYDFFPEKFVNVTNGVTQRRWLLGCNPELAKFITKRIGDGWITDFTQIAKLAEFASDVDSQEEFLSIKKKNKQKLIEYIKQENQLHTADGATVLMSPIIDAHSLFDIQIKRIHEYKRQLMNALHLIMLYQEILENPHHNRIKRTAIFAGKAAAGYETAKDIIRLIFCIARRVNKDPAVHNLLKIVYVENYNVSKAEFLIPAADISEQISTAGTEASGTGNMKLAINGALTVGTEDGANIEMRQEIGDQWWPFSFGCSAEEIQKMKSENSYHSRDIYEANPQIRKAVDALRDRSFAQNDDEHHAFSDLYHKLIEMHYGGAPDRYFTLKDLESYYNVQKKVETLFMEPLKWAEYALHNIAGMSKFSIDYSIKNYCEKIWGLAPCPLDSEILDQVRDEFSQQDRCRIY, encoded by the coding sequence ATGACGCAACCAGCACCCGATCTTGATTATCAAGCAGAAATGTTAGCTGCTAAAACAAAGCATTATTTGATTACAACCATGGGGCGTATCTCCACAGAAGCAAATAATGACGAGTTTTACCGGGCTTTTTCTTATGCTTTACGCGAAGAGATTATGATTAACTGGTTGGCTACCGCGCGCACTCAAAATTTAAGAGATGTGAGAAAGCTTTATTATATATCGCTTGAATATTTGCCAGGCCGAATTTTATCAAATGGAATCTGTAATCTATCTGCTCAGTCCATTGTTGAGCGCGTTTTGCAAAAAATGAACCGTAGCTATAAAGATATCATAGGAAGGGAATCAGATCCCGCTCTAGGAAATGGGGGGTTAGGAAGATTAGCATCTTGCTTTTTAGATTCTTTGGCGACACAAAATCTACCAGCTCAAGCGTATGGCTTGCGCTATCAATATGGAATTTTTGAGCAACAATTATGGGAAGGGGTTCAAGTTGAAGCTCCCGATTGCTGGCTTTTAAATGAAAACCCTTGGGAATTTAGACGCGACTTACGCAAAGTTGTGGTGAAATATTGTGGCGATACAGAATCCACAACAAATATTCATGGAGATGAAGTTCAAAAGTTAGCGAACTACGAAGAAGTGTTTGCACTTCCGTATGATATTCCGATTATCGGCTACAGCAAAACGCGTGATTTCTCTGTTGTTACATTGCGTTTATGGAGCACTAAAGAATCCCCCCGCAATTTCCAGCTACAACGTTACAATGCGGGAAGTGTTGGGCAAGCTGCTGAAAATACTACATTGACGGATGTGCTTTATCCGAACGACAACCATGAAACGGGAAAGAGGATTCGGCTTAAACAAGAGTTTTTGTTGGTTTCAGCTTCTTTACAAGACATTATCCGCCACTATCTAACTAATCATGACAGCTTCCGTTCTTTTGCAGATAAAGTGCGCATTCAAATTAATGACACTCACCCCTCTCTGGTCATTGCCGAGCTTGTGCGGATCTTAACTTTCAAGCATGATATCCCATGGAAAATGGCTGTCGAAATGACACAAGCGTGTACGGGCTACACGAACCATACGATTTTAAGTGAAGCTTTGGAAGAGTGGGATCAGAGCCTATTCCAGTATTTGCTTCCTAGACAATATAAAATTGTGGAACGATTGAATTACGATTTTTGTAACGCTTTGCGATCCAAATTTCCCAATGATGAACACAAAGTTCAGCGGGTCTCGATCTTGGAAAACGGAAAGGTTCGTATGGCAAATCTTGCCATTATGGGATCTCATTCAGTCAATGGGGTCGCAGCTTTGCATACCGAAATTTTAAAGAATTCTGTTTTTAAAGATTTCTACGATTTTTTCCCCGAAAAATTTGTGAATGTGACAAATGGCGTGACTCAGCGAAGATGGCTTTTGGGATGTAATCCGGAGCTTGCCAAATTTATAACGAAGCGGATAGGGGATGGGTGGATCACTGATTTTACACAAATTGCTAAGCTTGCTGAGTTTGCTTCTGATGTGGATTCTCAAGAGGAATTCTTATCCATCAAAAAAAAGAATAAGCAAAAACTGATTGAATACATCAAACAAGAAAATCAGCTGCATACAGCCGATGGGGCAACAGTTTTAATGTCTCCCATTATTGATGCACATTCCCTTTTCGATATTCAAATCAAACGCATCCATGAATACAAACGTCAATTGATGAATGCTCTCCATTTAATCATGCTTTATCAAGAGATATTGGAAAACCCTCATCACAATCGAATTAAACGGACCGCAATATTTGCGGGAAAAGCAGCGGCTGGTTATGAGACAGCCAAGGATATTATTCGCTTAATCTTTTGTATCGCACGTCGCGTTAATAAAGATCCCGCCGTGCATAACTTATTAAAGATTGTATACGTCGAAAATTATAATGTTTCGAAAGCCGAGTTTTTAATTCCTGCTGCAGATATTTCCGAACAAATTTCGACAGCTGGAACTGAAGCTTCCGGGACTGGTAATATGAAGTTGGCGATTAACGGAGCTTTGACTGTTGGGACGGAGGATGGAGCGAATATTGAAATGCGTCAAGAAATTGGGGATCAATGGTGGCCTTTTTCTTTTGGATGTTCCGCTGAAGAAATTCAGAAAATGAAAAGTGAAAATTCTTATCACTCCCGAGATATATATGAAGCGAATCCCCAAATTCGGAAAGCGGTAGATGCTCTCAGGGATCGCTCATTTGCGCAAAACGACGACGAGCACCATGCTTTTAGTGACTTGTATCATAAGCTAATCGAAATGCATTACGGGGGCGCTCCAGATCGCTACTTTACACTAAAAGATCTGGAAAGTTACTATAATGTTCAAAAGAAAGTCGAAACATTGTTTATGGAACCTCTCAAGTGGGCTGAATATGCCTTGCACAATATTGCAGGGATGTCGAAATTCTCGATTGATTATTCGATTAAAAATTACTGTGAAAAAATTTGGGGGCTAGCACCCTGTCCATTAGATTCAGAAATTCTCGACCAGGTAAGAGACGAATTTAGTCAACAAGACCGGTGTCGGATATATTAA
- a CDS encoding radical SAM protein: MGNKFANTITITTQCSGGCSHCPFSHPNLPREHLKINTINSLFNSNKTPLVVISGGEPFEHPDISEILDNLKNQTTPFRIATGGFTDLALWIEKLQSLAKPRGFLEGISMGTDVLSTLSNHKKWVSIWVNNIKLFKEYKIPYSITFTLENNLKFEKIDLEALKNCLEIKPQFIYLRFFDKNLVREDIEKIIDLFDNTQILEDKIGPIQQ; the protein is encoded by the coding sequence ATGGGCAATAAATTTGCTAACACAATTACCATCACAACTCAGTGTTCGGGTGGATGCAGCCATTGTCCCTTTTCTCACCCAAATCTACCAAGGGAACATCTTAAAATAAACACAATAAATAGTTTATTTAATTCTAACAAAACTCCTCTTGTTGTTATTTCCGGGGGTGAACCTTTTGAGCATCCTGATATTTCAGAAATATTAGATAATCTGAAAAATCAAACAACTCCTTTTAGAATTGCTACAGGGGGATTTACTGATTTAGCCCTTTGGATAGAAAAATTACAATCATTAGCAAAACCTAGAGGATTTTTAGAGGGGATCTCAATGGGAACAGACGTCCTCAGCACCTTGAGCAATCATAAAAAATGGGTTTCAATTTGGGTTAACAACATAAAGCTATTTAAAGAATATAAAATCCCTTATTCAATCACTTTTACATTGGAAAATAATCTAAAATTCGAAAAAATAGATTTAGAAGCATTAAAAAATTGTCTAGAAATCAAGCCTCAGTTCATTTACCTAAGATTTTTCGATAAAAATTTAGTCAGAGAAGACATAGAAAAAATAATTGACTTATTTGACAACACTCAAATCTTGGAAGATAAGATAGGTCCAATACAGCAATAA
- the nqrE gene encoding NADH:ubiquinone reductase (Na(+)-transporting) subunit E — translation MGDYTSLNLLGLFIQAVFIENFLLANFLGMCTYLACSTKLKTANGLGVAVVLVLTVAGILNWCVHQFITAPGALSWLSYFGIDAAKVDLNFLEFLLFISVIAGFTQMIEIIIEKVSPALYSSLGLYLPLIAVNCAILGACLFAVTRNYPFIPNLMYVFASGMGWWLAIALVAAIREKLAISNVVPGLRGMGITFIVSGLMAMAFQGFTGIKLATPSGSALENANSAIEMQTTPEPSQANF, via the coding sequence ATGGGTGACTACACTTCGCTAAATCTTTTAGGTCTCTTTATCCAAGCAGTATTTATTGAAAACTTTTTGCTAGCAAACTTTTTGGGCATGTGTACATATTTAGCCTGCTCGACAAAGCTCAAAACAGCCAATGGATTGGGAGTCGCTGTCGTTCTCGTTTTAACAGTTGCGGGAATTTTAAATTGGTGCGTACACCAATTTATCACGGCACCTGGAGCCCTTTCATGGCTCAGTTATTTCGGGATTGATGCTGCAAAAGTTGACTTAAACTTTTTAGAATTTTTGCTTTTTATTTCGGTAATTGCAGGGTTTACTCAAATGATTGAAATCATCATTGAAAAAGTTTCTCCAGCGCTGTATAGCTCCCTTGGCCTATATTTGCCATTAATTGCGGTCAACTGTGCCATCTTAGGAGCTTGCTTGTTTGCAGTCACACGCAATTATCCGTTTATTCCCAATCTTATGTATGTTTTTGCTTCCGGAATGGGCTGGTGGTTAGCGATTGCTCTTGTCGCAGCTATTCGTGAAAAGCTTGCTATTTCAAATGTGGTACCTGGTTTAAGAGGAATGGGAATTACGTTTATTGTATCAGGATTGATGGCGATGGCTTTCCAAGGATTTACTGGAATTAAACTGGCGACACCTTCTGGTTCAGCACTGGAAAATGCGAATTCCGCAATCGAAATGCAGACAACTCCTGAACCTTCTCAAGCAAATTTTTAA
- a CDS encoding ankyrin repeat domain-containing protein → MPNIVKLISGSSAEELHTQLTHMAQEVQNNKTVSTKLQASKWDGRFWRVLTNFLAKMHIKLERTNATHVAGELKNFISKNEATLFNEAYYVDNLKNLNLIFERVFSVDPSSKENPKNLKYTNLFLECLALATKIGPPTRKSEDTDTSVKTGDETIDESSESEGGIDWSATDDSSDTSEVEDEEIEVELSEHDRGFAEPLFLMKYEGALEQLNKNGYVTENVKEFLLVLYDGEKHISECAEELRGINGLTAQLAETVEKLALNITKNERYRTDEEIESSHKTRLRHIMTILSVLPFDEHVEKIIGKVKQHPSVLLHGIKASLEVENKSFFENLKNELRGESYKGYWEIILEMQPKVSEDWNIEQGDLEWSTSIAGNVQGSLIKQRQTALHLFAKQEFSDYTQQLAEKLLQQKPDLLNFVEGIRTHTPLLEAVNADNEKMVEWLLLKNPDLRCRNDQGKNALKIAIDNGNTKLVGMLIKADPSRETWIDAGLIKSLESNEMAEDVIRRFN, encoded by the coding sequence ATGCCTAATATAGTTAAATTAATTAGCGGAAGCTCTGCGGAAGAGTTACATACGCAACTAACACATATGGCTCAAGAGGTTCAAAATAACAAAACTGTTTCGACAAAATTGCAAGCAAGCAAGTGGGATGGAAGGTTTTGGCGCGTACTGACAAATTTTTTAGCAAAGATGCACATTAAACTAGAAAGAACGAATGCTACACATGTCGCAGGAGAGCTTAAAAATTTTATCTCGAAAAATGAAGCTACGCTTTTTAATGAAGCATACTATGTGGATAATCTTAAAAATCTGAACCTTATTTTTGAAAGAGTCTTTTCAGTTGATCCTAGTTCAAAAGAAAATCCAAAGAATCTGAAATACACGAATTTATTTCTGGAGTGTTTAGCTTTGGCCACTAAAATAGGGCCTCCTACACGAAAATCAGAAGATACTGACACATCAGTCAAGACGGGAGATGAAACGATTGATGAGAGTTCTGAATCTGAAGGCGGCATAGATTGGTCAGCAACTGATGACTCCTCAGATACTTCAGAAGTAGAAGACGAAGAGATAGAGGTGGAATTAAGTGAACATGATCGAGGATTTGCAGAACCTCTTTTTTTAATGAAATATGAGGGTGCTCTTGAACAACTCAACAAAAATGGTTATGTGACTGAGAATGTAAAAGAGTTTCTTTTGGTCCTTTATGATGGGGAAAAACATATTTCTGAATGCGCGGAAGAGCTTCGAGGGATTAATGGACTTACAGCTCAATTAGCCGAAACAGTTGAAAAGTTAGCCTTGAATATCACAAAAAATGAGCGCTATCGAACTGATGAGGAAATTGAAAGCAGTCATAAAACTCGTTTGAGGCATATTATGACGATTCTTTCAGTTTTACCGTTTGATGAGCACGTGGAAAAAATCATTGGTAAAGTCAAACAACATCCTTCGGTCCTGCTGCATGGGATTAAAGCTTCATTAGAAGTTGAGAATAAGTCTTTTTTTGAAAATCTGAAAAATGAATTAAGAGGAGAGAGTTATAAAGGCTACTGGGAAATAATTCTTGAAATGCAACCGAAAGTATCTGAAGATTGGAATATTGAACAAGGTGATCTTGAGTGGAGTACATCCATTGCCGGAAACGTACAAGGAAGTTTAATTAAACAAAGACAAACAGCTTTACATCTTTTTGCAAAACAAGAATTCTCAGATTATACTCAGCAATTAGCAGAAAAACTTCTTCAACAAAAGCCTGATTTATTAAATTTTGTGGAGGGCATTAGGACACATACGCCATTGCTTGAAGCGGTTAATGCAGATAATGAAAAAATGGTTGAATGGCTCCTTTTGAAAAATCCAGATTTGCGCTGCAGAAATGATCAAGGGAAAAATGCTTTAAAAATAGCCATTGATAATGGAAATACTAAACTGGTGGGAATGCTAATAAAAGCGGATCCATCCAGAGAAACTTGGATAGATGCGGGTTTGATCAAATCTCTTGAAAGTAACGAGATGGCAGAAGACGTTATCAGAAGATTTAACTAA
- a CDS encoding ABC transporter ATP-binding protein/permease produces the protein MNSPFPLINNKWIKATIFTILIQQLLVAGGTYFLGLMINEFPVKGFQLNIALIIFFCILLPGSLFHYLVVFSSTLAGKQAQLNYLTRYIKTNYNHPTHWRNEESKNQRHTIMCRGGQDTIQSALHFFIDSSATTFNIIFNTISIILVTDLLLGLLIIFAGSIGLIIIHFYDKKILKSSREEMLSNNRLNAHLSQSWDNIILGNQLFFNRWHESFDKYFLDSKRASVNTVKNKDWAVFMAALTTNGLVLGGAFFLAWFNKDKAGFVLAIMAMLPRCLQIVMHMQIIQTYVAQWKNLKEKLTITMESLQEPQPIDLSALIKNEEIKIQTKHQKFKIQDMEKVLKIQRTGRFTITGPNGAGKSSLLLSLKNKIGLPAIYLPAQHQLQLCNSHLSLSSGEIALSALTDLKDEQYSILMLDEWDANLSTKNRSAFEEVISQLSLNRVIVEIRHFSEVDSNGQ, from the coding sequence GTGAATTCACCATTTCCACTAATAAATAATAAATGGATTAAGGCCACAATTTTTACCATTTTAATCCAACAACTGCTTGTTGCAGGTGGAACCTATTTCTTGGGTCTCATGATAAATGAATTTCCAGTTAAAGGTTTTCAGCTAAATATAGCTTTAATTATTTTTTTTTGCATTTTATTACCCGGATCTCTTTTTCATTATTTAGTAGTTTTTAGCTCTACTCTTGCAGGCAAACAGGCTCAGCTAAATTATTTAACTAGGTATATCAAAACCAATTATAACCATCCGACACATTGGCGCAACGAGGAATCAAAAAATCAAAGACATACTATTATGTGTCGCGGTGGGCAAGATACCATTCAATCAGCTTTGCATTTTTTTATTGATTCAAGCGCGACTACTTTCAATATTATTTTTAATACAATTTCTATCATACTTGTTACAGATTTACTGCTAGGATTATTAATTATTTTTGCAGGAAGTATAGGACTTATAATTATTCATTTTTATGATAAAAAAATTCTGAAATCCAGCAGAGAAGAAATGCTTTCAAATAACAGACTAAATGCGCACTTAAGCCAAAGCTGGGATAATATTATATTAGGAAATCAACTTTTTTTTAATCGCTGGCATGAGTCATTTGACAAATATTTTTTGGACTCTAAACGAGCATCTGTAAATACTGTGAAAAACAAAGATTGGGCAGTGTTTATGGCTGCACTTACAACCAATGGATTAGTTTTAGGTGGAGCATTCTTCTTAGCCTGGTTTAATAAAGATAAAGCAGGTTTTGTTTTGGCTATTATGGCCATGCTACCCCGATGCCTTCAAATTGTAATGCACATGCAAATCATTCAAACATATGTAGCACAGTGGAAAAACTTAAAAGAAAAGTTAACTATTACGATGGAAAGCCTTCAAGAACCTCAGCCTATTGATTTAAGTGCACTGATAAAAAATGAAGAAATCAAAATCCAAACAAAACATCAAAAATTTAAAATTCAAGACATGGAAAAAGTTTTGAAAATACAGAGAACAGGCCGTTTTACCATTACTGGACCTAATGGCGCTGGAAAGTCGAGTTTACTTTTAAGTTTGAAAAACAAAATTGGATTGCCTGCAATTTATCTCCCAGCCCAGCATCAACTTCAGCTTTGCAATTCCCATTTAAGCCTTTCTTCCGGGGAAATCGCTTTATCAGCTTTAACGGATTTAAAGGATGAACAGTATAGCATTCTTATGTTAGATGAATGGGATGCTAATTTATCTACCAAAAATCGCTCAGCATTTGAAGAAGTAATCAGTCAATTAAGTTTGAATCGTGTAATTGTAGAAATTCGTCATTTCTCGGAAGTAGATTCTAATGGGCAATAA
- a CDS encoding sulfite exporter TauE/SafE family protein produces MSLLISMLPLYIFGNLHCMGMCGPLTLMIGQHRYRYFYFFGRMLSYMLVGMIAGGLGTVLHLLLKKFHVMESVSLLFGGSIFFMGIYTLMGWKYPGLLWISKRLAKFNAHLTTLILQDRAWPSFFFGFFTVLLPCGQTLIVFSACALSGDLWIGMLNGFAFALLTSPSLLLAMQAHHLLSKLKAHYALLMGGSAMIIGSISICRGLAEIELIEHLTFESPFFHLAIY; encoded by the coding sequence ATGTCTCTACTCATTTCTATGCTGCCCCTTTATATTTTTGGTAATCTTCACTGTATGGGAATGTGCGGGCCTTTAACATTGATGATTGGTCAACATCGTTACCGCTATTTTTATTTTTTTGGGAGAATGCTTTCTTACATGTTGGTAGGAATGATTGCTGGAGGACTGGGAACAGTTCTTCACCTACTTCTAAAAAAATTTCATGTGATGGAAAGTGTTAGTTTACTTTTTGGAGGATCAATTTTCTTCATGGGGATCTATACGTTAATGGGTTGGAAGTATCCTGGATTGTTATGGATTTCTAAGCGCCTTGCCAAATTTAATGCGCATCTCACAACTTTGATTCTCCAAGACCGCGCATGGCCCTCTTTCTTTTTCGGTTTTTTCACTGTGTTACTGCCATGTGGCCAGACATTGATCGTATTTTCTGCGTGCGCCTTATCAGGGGATTTATGGATCGGAATGCTGAATGGCTTTGCTTTTGCATTGCTAACCTCCCCCTCCTTACTCCTCGCCATGCAAGCCCACCACCTATTAAGTAAATTAAAAGCACATTATGCTTTGTTGATGGGAGGAAGCGCAATGATCATTGGATCCATTTCCATCTGCCGTGGACTTGCTGAAATCGAGCTAATCGAACATTTGACGTTTGAATCGCCTTTTTTTCATTTGGCGATTTATTAA
- a CDS encoding SAM-dependent methyltransferase produces the protein MERFAKISIIGRGIDPSKHLSLNAIKALQKANKIVGIEPEKKFWSEIEKEFDTKKIESLGHLYQNEKKDVFNYQFFIQHILDLSSKFSHLALLVAGHPRFGVSFIEMLKQSSTKNLEIEIIDGISSFDVMTSFIQMDPLEQGTALIDANRLLLFQYKIEPALSYFIYHICSIGTSKTNFLNPEKDNRLDLLKNYLLKYYPENKEVALCRISNGQNEKSRLINSTIADLNISEIDFSTTLYIPANNPNQIDWNFLNLLR, from the coding sequence ATGGAAAGGTTTGCGAAAATAAGTATTATTGGCAGAGGTATCGACCCATCTAAACATTTAAGTTTGAATGCAATCAAAGCTCTTCAAAAAGCAAATAAAATCGTAGGGATAGAACCTGAAAAAAAATTTTGGTCCGAAATAGAGAAAGAATTTGATACAAAAAAAATCGAAAGTTTAGGGCATCTTTATCAAAATGAAAAAAAAGATGTCTTTAATTACCAGTTTTTTATACAACATATTCTCGATCTATCATCTAAGTTTTCCCACCTTGCGCTTCTCGTAGCTGGGCATCCCAGATTTGGAGTTAGTTTCATCGAAATGCTGAAACAATCATCTACAAAGAATTTAGAAATTGAAATTATTGATGGGATTTCTAGCTTCGATGTAATGACGTCATTCATTCAAATGGATCCTCTTGAGCAAGGAACGGCTCTTATAGATGCAAATCGCCTTTTATTATTTCAATATAAAATTGAACCAGCTTTATCTTATTTTATTTACCATATTTGCTCTATAGGAACTTCCAAAACTAATTTTTTAAACCCTGAGAAAGATAATAGGCTCGACCTTTTAAAAAATTACCTATTAAAATACTATCCAGAGAACAAAGAAGTCGCGTTATGTAGAATTTCAAATGGTCAAAATGAAAAATCCAGGTTAATTAATTCTACAATAGCAGATTTAAATATTTCTGAGATCGATTTTAGTACAACATTGTACATCCCTGCAAACAATCCTAATCAAATAGACTGGAATTTTTTAAATCTCTTGAGGTAA